One region of Emys orbicularis isolate rEmyOrb1 chromosome 4, rEmyOrb1.hap1, whole genome shotgun sequence genomic DNA includes:
- the LOC135877543 gene encoding uncharacterized protein LOC135877543, with product MHRNRDIPVTPLPIGVEGLLGPSIGLCCAVLLLALWLSRSRVGGKTGLLPTQTAAEMSLSANIMTFVIFWRRDCLISASSRYHLMAMSNASVWLVVSFTAERFVAINTFKLKAKLCSPRRTLYTIALVHICGYLVAIPYYWSNRSERVNGTGRAICKFNPDLPNSYVEGLVWFQTSLVNIVPYIIIFTLNSLTLRQIVLSNKVHCVMAGGLHRMNSGTQFRYQKKKSILLLVTVSMMFAYLGATRFVTQIILRTCHYDIERQDYSKAINIAVDFGTMLELTNSAVNMYLYACTQTAFRRELVHCLKALLFPCKAQRMHPSAIFQV from the coding sequence ATGCACCGGAATCGGGACATTCCTGTAACCCCCTTGCCAATTGGCGTTGAGGGGCTCTTGGGTCCCAGCATAGGGCTGTGCTGTGCTGTTCTCCTGTTGGCCCTATGGCTCAGCCGCAGCAGAGTGGGGGGGAAGACGGGTTTGCTTCCAACTCAAACAGCTGCGGAAATGTCTCTTTCAGCAAACATCATGACCTTTGTGATCTTCTGGCGAAGGGACTGCTTGATCTCCGCCTCCAGCCGCTACCACCTGATGGCGATGTCCAACGCCTCCGTCTGGCTGGTGGTCTCCTTCACCGCCGAGCGCTTCGTGGCTATCAACACCTTCAAGCTGAAGGCAAAGCTGTGCTCCCCGAGACGCACGCTCTACACGATCGCCTTGGTTCACATCTGCGGCTACCTAGTGGCTATCCCGTATTATTGGTCCAACAGATCAGAAAGGGTGAATGGGACGGGGCGGGCGATCTGCAAGTTTAATCCTGACCTTCCCAACTCCTACGTTGAGGGGCTGGTTTGGTTTCAGACCTCACTGGTCAACATTGTCCCTTATATCATCATCTTCACCTTGAACAGCCTGACCCTCAGGCAGATCGTCCTCAGCAACAAAGTGCACTGTGTGATGGCCGGAGGGCTCCACCGAATGAACTCTGGGACCCAATTCAGGTACCAGAAGAAGAAAtccatcctcctccttgtgactgTCTCGATGATGTTCGCTTATCTGGGCGCCACCAGGTTCGTCACGCAGATTATTCTCAGGACCTGCCATTATGACATAGAGAGACAAGATTACTCCAAGGCCATTAACATTGCGGTGGACTTTGGTACTATGCTGGAACTGACCAACTCAGCTGTGAACATGTATCTCtatgcctgcacccagactgccttCCGCAGGGAGCTAGTCCATTGCCTCAAGgctctcctctttccctgcaaAGCACAGAGAATGCACCCATCAGCCATCTTCCAGGTATAA